Proteins encoded together in one Streptomyces sp. TLI_171 window:
- a CDS encoding DUF5667 domain-containing protein: MTANVLEHRRAKSFAEALEAHQSDQRSSGSHRAGSAAMTELLAMADALGAVPAPELAAETRTVQRAQLMAAFEQQWAGGAPTAVLPVQRGRRARRNRWGRRLAIGGLVAGVAVGSFAGAAAASTNALPGDALYGMKRGLEGLRLDWADNDSERGALLLQQASTRLDEAQSLLGRTDSPGALSPSTVDQVRRALDDMHAEALRGRDLLRAVYRSNGSLAPMRELAGFAGEDQRWTALQSKLPTGLASQADKVDQLFDDISEDVAPLRLDRQPGQGNSPTGGTTGGTGTSGGTGQQAPGSGTAATGGATSGRNPASAPSARATPAPSASTQSGLGDLLGSLTGSSPEPAASTATTPAASGSPTTPAEGQGITIPPLIPGLLPGLTLK; this comes from the coding sequence GTGACGGCAAACGTGCTGGAGCACCGGCGGGCGAAGTCCTTCGCCGAGGCGCTGGAGGCCCACCAGAGTGACCAGCGGAGCAGCGGCTCGCACCGCGCCGGCTCCGCCGCCATGACCGAGCTCCTCGCGATGGCCGACGCGCTCGGCGCGGTCCCCGCCCCCGAGCTCGCCGCCGAGACGCGGACGGTCCAACGCGCCCAACTGATGGCCGCGTTCGAGCAGCAGTGGGCCGGCGGCGCCCCCACCGCGGTCCTCCCGGTCCAGCGCGGCCGGCGGGCCCGCCGCAATCGCTGGGGCCGCCGCCTCGCCATCGGCGGCCTGGTCGCCGGCGTCGCCGTCGGCTCCTTCGCCGGGGCCGCCGCCGCGTCCACCAACGCCCTCCCGGGCGACGCGCTGTACGGCATGAAGCGCGGCCTCGAAGGGCTCCGCCTCGACTGGGCCGACAACGACTCCGAGCGCGGTGCGCTGCTGCTCCAGCAGGCGTCCACCCGGCTCGACGAGGCCCAGTCGCTGCTCGGGCGGACGGACAGCCCCGGCGCGCTCAGCCCGTCCACCGTCGACCAGGTCCGCCGCGCGCTCGACGACATGCACGCGGAGGCCCTGCGCGGCCGCGACCTGCTGCGCGCCGTCTACCGCTCCAACGGTTCGCTCGCCCCGATGCGCGAGCTGGCCGGCTTCGCCGGCGAGGACCAGCGCTGGACGGCCCTGCAGTCCAAGCTGCCGACCGGGCTCGCCAGCCAGGCCGACAAGGTCGACCAACTCTTCGACGACATAAGCGAAGACGTCGCCCCGCTCCGGCTGGACCGCCAGCCGGGCCAGGGCAACTCGCCGACCGGCGGCACCACCGGAGGCACCGGGACCTCCGGCGGGACGGGGCAGCAGGCCCCCGGCAGCGGCACCGCGGCCACCGGCGGCGCCACCAGCGGCCGCAACCCGGCCTCCGCGCCGTCCGCCCGGGCCACCCCGGCGCCCAGCGCCTCCACCCAGTCCGGGCTCGGCGACCTGCTCGGCAGCCTGACGGGCTCCTCCCCCGAGCCCGCCGCGAGCACGGCGACCACCCCGGCCGCCTCGGGTTCGCCCACCACCCCGGCGGAGGGGCAGGGGATCACCATCCCGCCGCTCATCCCGGGGCTGCTCCCGGGGCTGACGTTGAAGTAG
- a CDS encoding redox-sensing transcriptional repressor Rex has product MGRPSPSSSQTPDQGAARRTSRARGIPEATVARLPLYLRALTALSERSVPTVSSEELAAAAGVNSAKLRKDFSYLGSYGTRGVGYDVEYLVYQISRELGLTQDWPVVIVGIGNLGHALANYGGFASRGFRVAALLDADVNVVGSTAAGLPVRHMDELEDIVAAQHVSIGVITTPPGAAQQVCDRLVEAGVTSILNFAPTVLTVPDGVDVRKVDLSIELQILAFHEQRKAGDEPSAGDSVLDRAPGPVRAAAAKLRRAAGGGKAEQAKAAPSAKGGPDDDLSAVMPA; this is encoded by the coding sequence ATCGGCCGACCCTCACCCAGCAGTTCGCAGACGCCCGACCAGGGCGCCGCGCGCCGCACCTCGCGCGCCCGGGGCATCCCCGAGGCGACCGTGGCCCGCCTCCCGCTCTACCTGCGGGCGTTGACCGCGCTGTCGGAGCGCTCGGTCCCGACCGTCTCCTCCGAGGAGCTGGCCGCCGCCGCGGGCGTGAACTCCGCCAAGCTGCGCAAGGACTTCTCCTACCTGGGCTCCTACGGCACCCGGGGCGTCGGCTACGACGTGGAGTACCTCGTCTACCAGATCTCCCGCGAGCTGGGCCTCACCCAGGACTGGCCGGTCGTCATCGTCGGCATCGGAAACCTGGGCCACGCCCTCGCCAACTACGGCGGTTTCGCCTCCCGGGGTTTCCGGGTGGCCGCGCTGCTGGACGCCGACGTCAACGTGGTCGGCAGCACCGCCGCCGGGCTGCCCGTGCGGCACATGGACGAGCTGGAGGACATCGTGGCCGCCCAGCACGTGTCCATCGGCGTGATCACCACCCCGCCCGGCGCCGCCCAGCAGGTCTGCGACCGGCTGGTGGAGGCCGGCGTGACCAGCATCCTGAACTTCGCCCCCACCGTGCTGACCGTCCCGGACGGCGTCGACGTGCGCAAGGTGGACCTGTCGATAGAGCTGCAGATCCTGGCCTTCCACGAGCAGCGGAAGGCCGGCGACGAGCCGTCCGCCGGCGACTCGGTGCTGGACCGCGCCCCCGGGCCGGTCCGTGCCGCGGCCGCCAAGCTGCGGCGGGCGGCCGGCGGCGGCAAGGCCGAGCAGGCCAAGGCCGCGCCGAGCGCCAAGGGCGGCCCGGACGACGACCTGTCCGCGGTGATGCCGGCGTGA
- the hemB gene encoding porphobilinogen synthase, with protein sequence MSAEFPSVRPRRLRSTPAMRRLVAETRLHPAELILPAFVREGITEPQAIGSMPGVVQHTRDTLRRAAVEAAEAGLGGLMLFGVPEVQDATGTEGTNPEGILQLAIRDVVSEVGDALVVMSDLCLDEYTDHGHCGVLAADGSVDNDATLERYAEMAVVQADAGVHLVGPSGMMDGQVGVIRKALDAAGHQDTGILAYTAKYASAFFGPFREAVGSSLKGDRKTYQQDPANARESLRELEQDLAEGADLVMVKPAMAYLDILRQVADASPVPVAAYQVSGEYAMVEAAAANGWVDRERMILETLTSIRRAGAEQILTYWAVEAARMVR encoded by the coding sequence GTGTCCGCCGAATTCCCGTCCGTCCGTCCGCGCCGGCTGCGCTCCACCCCGGCGATGCGCCGCCTGGTCGCCGAGACCCGGCTGCACCCGGCCGAGCTGATCCTGCCCGCCTTCGTCCGCGAGGGCATCACCGAGCCGCAGGCGATCGGCTCCATGCCGGGCGTCGTCCAGCACACCCGGGACACCCTGCGCCGTGCCGCGGTGGAGGCCGCCGAAGCCGGACTGGGCGGCCTCATGCTGTTCGGCGTCCCCGAGGTGCAGGACGCGACCGGCACCGAGGGCACCAACCCCGAGGGCATCCTGCAGCTCGCCATCCGCGACGTGGTCTCCGAGGTCGGCGACGCCCTGGTCGTGATGTCCGACCTCTGCCTGGACGAGTACACCGACCACGGCCACTGCGGGGTGCTCGCCGCCGACGGCTCCGTCGACAACGACGCCACCCTGGAGCGCTACGCCGAGATGGCCGTGGTGCAGGCCGACGCGGGCGTCCACCTGGTCGGGCCCTCGGGGATGATGGACGGTCAGGTCGGCGTCATCCGCAAGGCGCTGGACGCCGCCGGGCACCAGGACACCGGCATCCTCGCCTACACCGCCAAGTACGCCTCCGCGTTCTTCGGCCCGTTCCGGGAGGCCGTCGGCTCCTCGCTCAAGGGCGACCGCAAGACCTACCAGCAGGACCCGGCCAACGCCCGCGAGTCGCTGCGCGAACTGGAGCAGGACCTCGCCGAGGGCGCCGACCTGGTGATGGTCAAGCCCGCCATGGCCTACCTCGACATCCTCCGCCAGGTCGCCGACGCCTCCCCGGTGCCCGTGGCCGCGTACCAGGTCTCCGGCGAGTACGCGATGGTCGAGGCCGCCGCCGCCAACGGCTGGGTCGACCGCGAGCGGATGATCCTGGAGACCCTCACCTCGATCCGCCGGGCCGGCGCCGAGCAGATCCTCACCTACTGGGCCGTCGAGGCAGCCCGGATGGTCCGCTGA
- a CDS encoding glutaredoxin family protein codes for MSLLRREKKNPADTTVTLIGKPGCHLCEDARATILKVTAELGVAFEEKDILQDAALYEEYAEQIPVTLVNGRQHDFWRVDEARLRKALA; via the coding sequence GTGAGCCTGCTGCGACGCGAGAAGAAGAACCCCGCCGACACCACCGTCACCCTGATCGGCAAGCCCGGCTGCCACCTCTGCGAGGACGCCCGCGCGACCATCCTCAAGGTCACCGCCGAACTGGGCGTCGCCTTCGAGGAGAAGGACATCCTCCAGGACGCGGCGCTCTACGAGGAGTACGCCGAGCAAATCCCGGTGACCCTGGTCAACGGCCGCCAGCACGACTTCTGGCGGGTGGACGAGGCCCGCCTCCGCAAGGCCCTGGCCTGA
- a CDS encoding 3'-5' exonuclease, producing the protein MSGYAVVDVEATGRSPWRHRVVEVAVVQLDAGLRAEREFVTLVDPAGPVGPTHVHGIAQEDVAGAPRFRQIAPWLLELLAGRALVGHHVTCDRAFLEREFARIGVVLPPVPLLCTMRMARRLLPDAGGFGLSACVEAAGLGWFPAHTALGDARATVELLRHCSRSGQAAAEPPVGSAVPWPRLAPARSTRAHGEVPLLRRVAPLGPWPAGVEGPRALIGAAGYE; encoded by the coding sequence ATGAGCGGCTATGCCGTCGTCGACGTCGAGGCCACCGGTCGTAGCCCCTGGCGCCACCGGGTGGTCGAGGTCGCCGTGGTGCAGCTGGACGCCGGGCTGCGGGCGGAGCGGGAGTTCGTGACGCTGGTGGACCCGGCCGGCCCGGTGGGGCCGACGCACGTGCACGGGATAGCGCAGGAGGACGTGGCCGGGGCGCCCCGGTTCCGGCAGATCGCGCCGTGGCTGCTGGAGCTGCTGGCGGGGCGGGCGCTGGTCGGTCACCACGTGACCTGCGACCGGGCGTTCCTGGAGCGGGAGTTCGCGCGGATCGGGGTGGTGCTGCCGCCGGTCCCGCTGCTGTGCACGATGCGGATGGCCCGCCGGCTGCTGCCGGACGCGGGCGGTTTCGGACTCTCGGCGTGCGTGGAGGCGGCGGGCCTGGGCTGGTTCCCGGCGCACACCGCGCTGGGCGACGCGCGGGCCACCGTGGAGCTGCTGCGGCACTGCTCGCGGTCGGGTCAGGCGGCGGCGGAGCCGCCGGTCGGATCGGCCGTGCCGTGGCCGCGGCTGGCACCGGCCCGGTCGACGCGGGCGCACGGAGAGGTGCCGCTGCTGCGCCGGGTGGCGCCGCTGGGACCGTGGCCGGCGGGGGTGGAGGGCCCGCGGGCCCTGATCGGCGCGGCGGGTTACGAGTGA
- a CDS encoding ECF subfamily RNA polymerase sigma factor, BldN family, whose translation MYPPVRNDAPATSRPSTATLRRGVRLDRLWAAIREFELLVPQPAVAGPAFAAPAPAAFAAPLLRSTATGSPAAGGSTAAGSPPAAPRGRTVPAPGTRGRSRTAPAGPGYDTEHNPVVELVERAQNGESEAFGRLYDHYADTVYRYIYYRVGSRATAEDLTSETFLRALRRIGTFTWQGRDFGAWLVTIARNLVADHFKSSRFRLEVTTGEMLDSNECERSPEESVLESLSNAALLDAVRRLNPQQQECVTLRFLQGLSVAETARIMGKNEGAIKTLQYRAVRTLARLLPPDAR comes from the coding sequence GTGTACCCACCCGTCCGGAACGACGCGCCAGCCACCTCCCGCCCGTCGACCGCAACTCTGCGCCGCGGTGTGCGCCTGGACCGACTGTGGGCCGCGATCCGCGAGTTCGAGCTGCTGGTCCCCCAGCCCGCGGTGGCCGGCCCCGCGTTCGCCGCGCCCGCGCCCGCCGCCTTCGCCGCGCCGCTGCTGCGCTCCACCGCGACGGGCTCCCCCGCCGCGGGCGGCTCCACCGCGGCGGGCAGTCCCCCCGCCGCGCCGCGCGGCCGCACCGTGCCCGCCCCCGGCACCCGCGGCCGCTCCCGCACCGCGCCCGCCGGGCCCGGCTACGACACCGAGCACAACCCGGTGGTGGAGCTGGTCGAGCGCGCGCAGAACGGCGAGAGCGAGGCCTTCGGCCGGCTCTACGACCACTACGCCGACACCGTCTACCGGTACATCTACTACCGGGTCGGCAGCCGGGCCACCGCCGAGGACCTGACCAGCGAGACCTTCCTGCGCGCGCTGCGCCGGATCGGCACCTTCACCTGGCAGGGCCGCGACTTCGGGGCCTGGCTGGTCACCATCGCGCGCAACCTGGTGGCCGACCACTTCAAGTCCAGCCGGTTCCGGCTGGAGGTGACCACCGGCGAGATGCTCGACTCCAACGAGTGCGAGCGCAGCCCGGAGGAGTCGGTGCTGGAGTCGCTCTCCAACGCCGCCCTGCTGGACGCCGTGCGCCGGCTCAACCCGCAGCAGCAGGAGTGCGTGACGCTCCGCTTCCTGCAGGGGCTGTCGGTGGCCGAGACGGCCCGGATCATGGGCAAGAACGAGGGCGCCATCAAGACGCTGCAGTACCGGGCGGTGCGCACGCTGGCCCGCCTGCTGCCGCCGGACGCCAGGTGA
- a CDS encoding RNA ligase family protein, whose product MARWVPPEGWSRLVAWVSPEEKKALKRVAVEAEVSVADLVRALAGGLATGAVTHEELLGQVRRGLAVMEKIPTLFERDGDFKVVDRPRAECAWVFAGEGAPTEKVDGTNVRLTVRSGQLVRVEKRRNPSAAQKKLGIVDGWYVDTAEGAAEDRWILAAARGTDVRGWPDGEHPCEALGPRIQGNPLGLADHVCLPFDREAPVYDGVPRSYRGLREYLAELESRFAPGALAEGIVFHHPDGRRAKIKRKDFPKSA is encoded by the coding sequence TTGGCGCGGTGGGTGCCGCCGGAGGGCTGGTCGCGGCTGGTGGCCTGGGTCTCGCCGGAGGAGAAGAAGGCGCTGAAGCGGGTGGCCGTGGAGGCGGAGGTTTCGGTCGCGGACCTGGTGCGGGCGTTGGCGGGCGGGCTCGCGACGGGGGCCGTGACGCACGAGGAACTGCTCGGGCAGGTACGGAGGGGGCTGGCGGTCATGGAGAAGATTCCGACGCTGTTCGAGCGGGACGGCGACTTCAAGGTGGTGGACCGGCCGCGGGCGGAGTGCGCCTGGGTGTTCGCGGGCGAGGGCGCGCCGACGGAGAAGGTGGACGGCACGAACGTCCGGCTGACGGTCCGTTCGGGGCAGCTGGTGCGGGTGGAGAAGCGGCGCAACCCGAGCGCGGCGCAGAAGAAGCTGGGCATCGTCGACGGCTGGTACGTGGACACCGCGGAGGGCGCGGCCGAGGACCGCTGGATCCTGGCCGCCGCACGGGGCACCGACGTGCGCGGGTGGCCGGACGGGGAGCACCCCTGCGAGGCGCTGGGGCCGCGGATCCAGGGCAACCCGTTGGGGCTCGCGGACCACGTGTGCCTGCCGTTCGACCGCGAGGCGCCGGTGTACGACGGGGTGCCGCGCAGCTACCGGGGCCTGCGGGAGTACCTGGCGGAGCTGGAGAGCCGTTTCGCGCCGGGCGCGCTCGCGGAGGGCATCGTGTTCCACCACCCGGACGGCCGGCGCGCCAAGATCAAGCGGAAGGACTTCCCGAAGTCCGCCTGA
- the hemC gene encoding hydroxymethylbilane synthase gives MNGPETVTPLRLGTRRSALAMAQSGMVAEEVAEITGRRVELVEITTYGDVSRESLAQIGGTGVFVSALRDALLEGRIDLAVHSLKDLPTAAPAGLLLAAVPEREDVRDALVARDGLTLAELVGKSAGRTVRIGTGSPRRMAQLNAWARARGADLETVAIRGNVDTRINFVTSGELDAVVLATAGLNRLGRSAEITEHLDPELMLPAPGQGALAVECVDPTLAAVLARLDHRPTRAAVVAERALLATLEAGCSAPVAALAGWSGTELRLDGVVGTTDGAELLKMSANGPLVPDETAEEQAAALGRALATRLLDTGAANLMGERAR, from the coding sequence ATGAATGGTCCAGAGACAGTGACGCCGCTGCGTCTCGGTACCCGCCGCAGCGCACTCGCCATGGCCCAGTCGGGCATGGTCGCCGAGGAGGTGGCCGAGATCACCGGCCGCCGGGTCGAGCTGGTCGAGATCACCACCTACGGGGACGTCTCCCGCGAGTCGCTGGCGCAGATCGGCGGCACCGGCGTGTTCGTCTCCGCGCTGCGCGACGCCCTGCTGGAGGGCCGCATCGACCTGGCCGTCCACTCGCTGAAGGACCTGCCGACCGCCGCCCCCGCCGGGCTGCTGCTGGCCGCCGTCCCCGAGCGCGAGGACGTCCGGGACGCGCTGGTGGCCCGGGACGGGCTGACGCTGGCCGAACTGGTCGGCAAGAGCGCCGGGCGCACCGTCCGGATCGGCACCGGCTCCCCGCGCCGGATGGCCCAGCTGAACGCCTGGGCCCGGGCCCGCGGCGCCGACCTGGAGACCGTCGCGATCCGCGGCAACGTCGACACCCGGATCAACTTCGTCACCTCCGGCGAGCTCGACGCCGTGGTGCTGGCCACCGCCGGTCTGAACCGGCTGGGCCGGTCCGCCGAGATCACCGAGCACCTCGACCCCGAGCTGATGCTGCCCGCCCCCGGGCAGGGCGCGCTCGCCGTCGAGTGCGTCGACCCCACGCTGGCCGCCGTGCTCGCCCGGCTCGACCACCGCCCCACCCGGGCCGCCGTGGTCGCCGAACGCGCGCTGCTGGCCACCCTGGAGGCCGGCTGCTCCGCGCCCGTCGCCGCCCTGGCCGGCTGGTCCGGCACCGAACTGCGCCTGGACGGCGTGGTCGGCACCACCGACGGCGCCGAACTGCTGAAGATGTCCGCCAACGGCCCGCTCGTCCCGGACGAGACCGCCGAGGAGCAGGCCGCGGCCCTGGGCCGCGCCCTGGCCACCCGGCTGCTCGACACCGGAGCGGCCAACCTGATGGGGGAGCGCGCCCGATGA
- a CDS encoding glutamyl-tRNA reductase, which produces MSLLVVGLSHRTAPVGVLERAALTGDSPARVLHEAAASATVAEAALVNTCNRIELYADVDKFHAGVAELSQLLAGHSGVDLDELTPHLYVHYEDRAVHHLFSVACGLDSMVVGEGQILGQLRDALAKAQEEHTAGRGLNELFQQALRVGKRAHSETGIDKAGQSLVTFGLEQVAASAGPIAGKRALVVGAGSMSSLAAATLVRAGVGELLIANRTSARAERLVEILGGGAAARTLEFAKVPQALADVDLVISCTGAAGTVIGAPEVAAALAARSADAPLAFLDLAMPRDVDHAVHGLPGALLVDLESLSHAHAATPGAGDVDAVSTIVADEVEAFGQAQRAARIAPTVVALRAMASEVVSSELARLTARLPDLDERSRAEFSQTVRRVVDKLLHAPTVKVKQLAAEPGGASYAEALRELFDLDPAAVHAVSGTPIGAQAGSSIPAGGIPAAQAAVAPPAGVTG; this is translated from the coding sequence ATGAGTCTTCTGGTAGTCGGTCTGAGCCACCGGACCGCGCCGGTCGGCGTGCTGGAGCGCGCCGCGCTCACCGGCGACAGCCCGGCCCGGGTGCTGCACGAGGCGGCGGCCTCGGCGACCGTCGCGGAAGCCGCGCTGGTCAACACCTGCAACCGGATCGAGCTGTACGCGGACGTTGACAAGTTCCACGCGGGCGTCGCCGAGCTGTCCCAGCTGCTGGCCGGGCACAGCGGCGTGGACCTGGACGAGCTCACCCCGCACCTGTACGTGCACTACGAGGACCGCGCCGTCCACCACCTGTTCTCGGTGGCCTGCGGCCTGGACTCGATGGTGGTCGGCGAGGGCCAGATCCTCGGCCAGCTGCGGGACGCGCTGGCCAAGGCCCAGGAGGAGCACACCGCCGGCCGCGGCCTCAACGAGCTGTTCCAGCAGGCCCTGCGGGTCGGCAAGCGGGCGCACAGCGAGACCGGCATCGACAAGGCCGGCCAGTCGCTGGTCACCTTCGGCCTGGAGCAGGTCGCCGCCTCGGCCGGCCCGATCGCCGGCAAGCGCGCCCTGGTGGTCGGCGCGGGCTCGATGAGTTCGCTGGCCGCCGCGACGCTGGTCCGCGCCGGCGTCGGCGAGCTGCTGATCGCCAACCGCACCTCGGCCCGCGCCGAGCGCCTGGTGGAGATCCTCGGCGGCGGCGCCGCCGCCCGCACCCTGGAGTTCGCGAAGGTCCCGCAGGCGCTCGCCGACGTCGACCTGGTGATCTCCTGCACCGGCGCGGCCGGCACCGTGATCGGCGCCCCCGAGGTCGCCGCCGCGCTGGCGGCCCGCTCCGCGGACGCCCCGCTGGCCTTCCTCGACCTGGCGATGCCGCGTGACGTCGACCACGCCGTCCACGGGCTGCCCGGCGCGCTGCTGGTCGACCTGGAGAGCCTGTCGCACGCGCACGCCGCCACCCCCGGCGCGGGCGACGTCGACGCGGTCTCCACCATCGTCGCGGACGAGGTCGAGGCGTTCGGGCAGGCCCAGCGGGCCGCCCGGATCGCCCCCACCGTGGTCGCCCTGCGCGCCATGGCCTCCGAGGTCGTGAGCAGCGAACTCGCCCGCCTCACCGCCCGGTTGCCGGACCTGGACGAGCGCTCCCGCGCGGAGTTCTCGCAGACCGTGCGCCGGGTGGTCGACAAACTGCTGCACGCCCCGACCGTCAAGGTCAAGCAGCTCGCCGCCGAACCCGGCGGGGCCTCCTACGCGGAAGCCTTGCGCGAACTGTTCGACTTGGACCCCGCGGCAGTGCACGCTGTCTCCGGCACACCGATCGGCGCCCAGGCGGGATCCTCGATCCCGGCGGGCGGCATCCCCGCCGCCCAGGCCGCCGTCGCCCCGCCCGCCGGAGTCACCGGATGA
- a CDS encoding bifunctional uroporphyrinogen-III C-methyltransferase/uroporphyrinogen-III synthase codes for MTAAGFHPPAGRCTFLGAGPGDPGLLTLRAVDVLGTADVLVADPLTAAAVRMHCPAGVQVLDPAEVGKELCDLAADAVKAGRHLVRTVDGDPGLDGCAAQEMLRCANAGIAFEVVPGVAQSVGVPAYAGVPLRGDQGADVRFVDGEALLGGQLVDLGAPETTLVVRTTLGQLPATANSLVAHGRKPDAALSATLSGTTTRQRTFTSTLAAIAADLKAARVLPSPVSAPVDPATSVIAVVGEQVAHRASHSWFETKPLFGWNVLVPRTKEQAHGLSEQLRSYGAVPQEVPTIAVEPPRTPQQMERAIKGLVTGRYEWIAFTSVNAVKAVREKFEEYGLDARAFAGIKVAAVGETTAQALVDFGVKPDLVPSGEQSAAGLLEDWPPYDPVFDPIDRVLLPRADIATETLVAGLVELGWEVDDVTAYRTVRASPPPAETREAIKGGGFDAVLFTSSSTVRNLVGIAGKPHNVTVIACIGPATAKTAEEHGLRVDVMAPAPSASALAQALADFGANRRDAATAAGEPVYRPSERRPGSRRKAR; via the coding sequence ATGACCGCCGCTGGATTCCACCCGCCCGCCGGGCGCTGCACCTTCCTCGGCGCCGGCCCCGGCGACCCCGGACTGCTCACCCTGCGCGCCGTCGACGTGCTCGGCACCGCCGACGTGCTGGTCGCCGACCCGCTGACCGCCGCCGCGGTGCGCATGCACTGCCCGGCCGGGGTCCAGGTCCTCGACCCGGCCGAGGTCGGCAAGGAGCTGTGCGACCTGGCCGCCGACGCGGTCAAGGCCGGCCGCCACCTGGTCCGCACCGTCGACGGCGACCCGGGCCTGGACGGCTGCGCCGCCCAGGAGATGCTGCGCTGCGCCAACGCCGGCATCGCCTTCGAGGTCGTGCCCGGCGTCGCCCAGTCGGTCGGCGTGCCCGCCTACGCGGGTGTGCCGCTCCGCGGCGACCAGGGCGCGGACGTCCGCTTCGTCGACGGCGAGGCGCTGCTCGGCGGCCAGCTGGTCGACCTCGGCGCGCCGGAGACCACGCTGGTGGTGCGCACCACCCTGGGCCAGCTGCCGGCGACCGCCAACTCGCTGGTGGCGCACGGCCGCAAGCCCGACGCGGCGCTGTCCGCGACGCTGTCCGGCACCACCACCCGGCAGCGCACCTTCACCTCCACCCTGGCGGCGATCGCCGCCGACCTGAAGGCCGCCCGGGTGCTGCCCTCGCCGGTCTCCGCCCCGGTGGACCCGGCGACCTCGGTGATAGCCGTGGTGGGCGAGCAGGTCGCCCACCGGGCCTCGCACTCGTGGTTCGAGACCAAGCCGCTGTTCGGCTGGAACGTCCTCGTGCCGCGCACCAAGGAGCAGGCCCACGGCCTGTCCGAGCAGCTCCGCTCGTACGGCGCGGTGCCGCAGGAGGTGCCGACCATCGCGGTCGAGCCGCCGCGCACCCCGCAGCAGATGGAGCGGGCCATCAAGGGCCTGGTCACCGGCCGCTACGAGTGGATCGCCTTCACCTCGGTGAACGCCGTCAAGGCCGTCCGGGAGAAGTTCGAGGAGTACGGCCTGGACGCCCGCGCGTTCGCCGGCATCAAGGTCGCCGCGGTCGGCGAGACCACCGCGCAGGCGCTGGTCGACTTCGGCGTGAAGCCCGACCTGGTGCCGTCCGGCGAGCAGTCCGCGGCCGGCCTGCTGGAGGACTGGCCGCCGTACGACCCGGTGTTCGACCCGATCGACCGGGTGCTGCTGCCGCGCGCCGACATCGCCACCGAGACCCTGGTGGCCGGCCTGGTCGAACTCGGCTGGGAGGTCGACGACGTGACCGCGTACCGCACGGTGCGCGCCTCGCCGCCGCCGGCCGAGACCCGGGAGGCGATCAAGGGCGGCGGTTTCGACGCGGTGCTGTTCACCTCGTCCTCGACCGTCCGGAACCTGGTCGGCATCGCCGGCAAGCCGCACAACGTGACCGTCATCGCCTGCATCGGCCCCGCCACCGCCAAGACGGCGGAGGAGCACGGCCTGCGGGTCGACGTGATGGCCCCGGCCCCGTCCGCGTCCGCGCTCGCCCAGGCGCTGGCAGACTTCGGGGCGAACCGCCGGGACGCCGCCACGGCGGCGGGCGAGCCGGTCTACCGGCCGAGCGAACGCCGCCCCGGCTCGCGCCGCAAGGCGCGCTGA
- a CDS encoding HAD family phosphatase, whose amino-acid sequence MAALRRLTQSRRSTDDRTALAGEAAADAAEAQLAPDGEEQGPGRPAAPEGDHTPVPGDVRAAAFFDCDNTILRGAAIFYLGVGLYRRRFFTRRDLARFAWQQAAFRLRGAENPEHIADARDSALSLVAGKRTADLEQICEEIFEPVLAEKVWPGTRALVQMHLDAGQRVWLVTAAPQEVARLIARRLGMTGALGTVAETRNGEYTGKLVGGMLHGPAKAAAVQALARREHLDLARCAAFSDSANDIPMLSLVGHPYVINPDSALRRHARAMGWRVRDFRTGRKAARIGVPAAAGLGVVAGATAAAIAMRRRQRA is encoded by the coding sequence ATGGCCGCGCTGCGAAGGCTCACCCAGTCAAGGCGTTCCACCGACGATCGGACCGCCCTCGCGGGCGAGGCCGCGGCCGACGCCGCCGAGGCGCAGCTCGCGCCGGACGGCGAGGAGCAGGGACCGGGGCGGCCGGCGGCGCCCGAGGGCGATCACACGCCGGTGCCGGGGGACGTCCGGGCGGCCGCGTTCTTCGACTGCGACAACACGATCCTGCGCGGCGCGGCGATCTTCTACCTCGGGGTGGGCCTGTACCGGCGGCGGTTCTTCACGCGGCGGGACCTGGCCCGGTTCGCCTGGCAGCAGGCGGCGTTCCGGCTGCGGGGCGCGGAGAACCCGGAGCACATCGCGGACGCCCGGGACAGCGCGCTGAGCCTGGTCGCGGGCAAGCGCACCGCGGACCTGGAGCAGATCTGCGAGGAGATCTTCGAGCCGGTACTGGCCGAGAAGGTGTGGCCGGGCACCCGCGCGCTGGTGCAGATGCACCTGGACGCGGGGCAGCGGGTCTGGCTGGTGACGGCGGCCCCGCAGGAGGTGGCCCGGCTGATCGCCCGCCGGCTGGGCATGACGGGGGCGCTGGGGACGGTCGCCGAGACCCGCAACGGCGAGTACACCGGGAAGCTGGTCGGCGGCATGCTGCACGGCCCCGCGAAGGCCGCCGCGGTGCAGGCGCTGGCCCGCCGCGAGCACCTGGACCTGGCCAGGTGCGCCGCGTTCAGCGACTCCGCGAACGACATCCCGATGCTGAGCCTGGTCGGCCACCCGTACGTGATCAATCCGGATTCGGCGCTGCGCCGGCACGCCCGGGCGATGGGCTGGCGGGTGCGGGACTTCCGGACGGGGCGGAAGGCGGCCCGGATCGGGGTGCCGGCCGCGGCGGGCCTGGGGGTGGTCGCCGGGGCGACCGCGGCGGCGATCGCGATGCGGCGGCGGCAGCGCGCCTGA